One genomic region from Streptomyces sp. NBC_00582 encodes:
- a CDS encoding HAMP domain-containing sensor histidine kinase, protein MRQRVVRVALTAALVAVVLLAVPLALAIRSSLYADQRDTLERAALSGAVHVSPDYVTGDPVELPAPPPGGRLGLYDTGLRLRAGTGPRAGDTSVRRALGAEVVRRRSGADLVVAVPVSHAEHVIGVVRASSPAAAVRDRVLIAWAVLAGVCALALTVAVLVARRQARVLAAPLEDLSRHCRAVTAGDLSARAAPSSVAEIDQVARTHNEMLHSLTELLRHERDFTANASHQLRTPLTGLQLTLEAGLAQDDDARLRPALEEALATTRRLHRTVEEVLRLSRLHGLPRRPAPDTPVSQLLRETEERWHGLFARDGRRLEAAALETGDDVRVLGAPVTEILGVLLENARVHGRGTVRLTARDLGEAVAFDVTDEGAVDGEASRLFDRGRTGAGEGSGIGLALARDLAVSLGGRLSLTGRRPAAFTLLVPVRREEPGSEGDG, encoded by the coding sequence ATGAGACAGCGCGTGGTGCGAGTCGCCCTCACCGCCGCCCTGGTCGCCGTCGTCCTCCTCGCCGTCCCGCTGGCCCTGGCGATCAGGTCGTCGCTCTACGCCGACCAGCGCGACACCCTGGAACGGGCGGCGCTGTCCGGGGCCGTACACGTCAGCCCGGACTACGTGACCGGCGACCCGGTGGAGCTGCCCGCGCCGCCGCCCGGCGGACGCCTCGGCCTCTACGACACCGGGCTGCGGCTGAGGGCAGGCACCGGTCCCCGCGCCGGCGACACGTCGGTGCGAAGGGCGCTGGGCGCGGAGGTGGTACGCCGCCGGTCGGGGGCTGACCTGGTCGTCGCGGTACCCGTCTCACACGCCGAGCACGTGATCGGCGTCGTACGCGCCTCCTCGCCCGCGGCCGCCGTACGCGACCGTGTCCTGATCGCCTGGGCTGTCCTCGCCGGGGTCTGCGCCCTCGCGCTGACCGTGGCCGTCCTCGTCGCCCGCAGGCAGGCGCGGGTGCTGGCCGCGCCGCTGGAGGACCTCTCCCGGCACTGCCGGGCCGTCACCGCCGGCGACCTGAGCGCCCGGGCCGCGCCCAGCAGCGTCGCCGAGATCGACCAGGTCGCGCGGACCCACAACGAGATGCTGCACAGCCTGACCGAACTCCTGCGCCACGAGCGCGACTTCACCGCCAACGCCTCCCACCAGCTGCGCACCCCGCTCACCGGGCTGCAGCTCACCCTGGAGGCGGGGCTCGCCCAGGACGACGACGCCCGGCTGCGGCCCGCCCTGGAGGAGGCCCTGGCCACCACGCGCCGCCTGCACCGCACGGTGGAGGAGGTGCTGCGCCTGTCCCGCCTCCACGGCCTGCCGCGCCGGCCCGCTCCGGACACGCCCGTGTCACAGCTGCTGCGCGAGACCGAGGAGCGCTGGCACGGACTGTTCGCCCGCGACGGCAGACGCCTGGAGGCAGCGGCCCTCGAGACGGGGGACGACGTTCGCGTCCTCGGCGCCCCGGTCACCGAGATCCTCGGCGTGCTGCTGGAGAACGCGCGCGTCCACGGGCGCGGCACCGTACGCCTCACGGCCCGCGATCTCGGGGAGGCCGTCGCCTTCGACGTGACCGACGAGGGCGCGGTGGACGGCGAGGCGTCCCGACTGTTCGACCGCGGCCGCACCGGCGCGGGGGAGGGCTCCGGTATCGGCCTGGCCCTCGCCCGCGATCTGGCCGTGTCCCTGGGCGGCAGACTCTCCCTGACCGGCCGCCGTCCAGCCGCCTTCACCCTGCTCGTCCCCGTACGCCGCGAGGAGCCTGGCTCCGAGGGCGACGGCTGA
- a CDS encoding ABC transporter ATP-binding protein: MPAEPSDDDVVLAARELYRFYRAGEEETLALRGVSLRLRRGETVAVVGPSGAGKSTLLACLAGLDEPSGGEVRVAGVRISHRPETERARLRARHVGVLLQSRNLLPHLTVRDNIRLAQHAVRGRPTVRAGALLEQVGLGRRAGALPRQLSGGELARAGLAVALANSPAVLLADEPTGELDGATEELVLRMLRDRAADGCAVLIVTHSAEAVRGADRVITLDDGRAHEGRERTAQTEESSHALR; encoded by the coding sequence ATGCCCGCCGAACCGTCCGACGACGACGTCGTGCTGGCCGCCCGGGAGCTCTACCGCTTCTACCGGGCCGGTGAGGAGGAGACGCTCGCGTTGCGCGGAGTGTCACTGCGGTTGCGGCGCGGGGAGACGGTCGCCGTCGTCGGCCCGTCGGGGGCGGGCAAGTCGACCCTGCTTGCGTGCCTGGCCGGGCTCGACGAGCCGTCGGGCGGCGAGGTCCGGGTGGCGGGCGTGCGCATCAGCCATCGGCCCGAGACCGAACGCGCCCGGCTGCGCGCGCGGCACGTGGGGGTGCTTCTGCAGTCCCGCAACCTGCTGCCGCATCTGACCGTGCGCGACAACATCCGGCTCGCCCAGCATGCGGTGCGCGGCCGTCCCACGGTGCGGGCCGGGGCGCTGCTGGAACAGGTCGGGCTCGGGCGGCGGGCGGGCGCGCTGCCGCGGCAGCTGTCCGGCGGTGAGCTGGCCCGGGCCGGGCTCGCCGTCGCGCTGGCCAACTCCCCGGCCGTGCTGCTGGCCGACGAGCCGACCGGCGAACTCGACGGCGCGACAGAGGAGTTGGTGCTGCGGATGCTGCGGGACCGGGCAGCGGACGGTTGCGCGGTGCTGATCGTGACGCACAGCGCGGAAGCGGTGCGGGGCGCCGACCGAGTGATCACACTGGACGACGGGCGGGCCCACGAGGGACGCGAGCGAACCGCTCAGACCGAGGAGAGCAGCCATGCCCTCCGCTGA
- a CDS encoding ABC transporter ATP-binding protein codes for MPSADLLVSCRDVALTFGRGPTAVVAVHGADLDIRSGDRLAIVGPSGSGKSSLLHLLAGLELPTSGTITRPGVRGPRDIGLVFQADSLIPALDVTENTALPLVLAGRPQQETRRPVAEALEVVGAAGLADRLPDEISGGQAQRVAVARVLAQAPRLILADEPTGRLDHATGARVLDALLAAADRTGAALVVTTHDPAVAARLTVRRGMRDGRLLAPEAAQAPDPRGSLS; via the coding sequence ATGCCCTCCGCTGACCTGCTCGTCTCCTGCCGGGATGTCGCGCTCACCTTCGGCCGAGGCCCCACCGCCGTGGTGGCGGTGCACGGCGCCGACCTGGACATCCGCTCCGGCGACCGGCTGGCGATCGTGGGACCTTCCGGATCGGGGAAGTCGTCCCTGCTCCATCTGCTGGCGGGGCTCGAACTCCCCACCAGCGGCACCATCACCCGGCCCGGAGTGCGCGGGCCGCGGGACATCGGCCTGGTCTTCCAGGCCGACAGCCTCATCCCCGCCCTCGACGTCACGGAGAACACCGCGCTGCCGCTCGTCCTCGCGGGACGTCCGCAGCAGGAGACCCGCCGTCCGGTCGCCGAGGCGCTCGAGGTGGTCGGCGCGGCCGGGCTGGCCGACCGGCTGCCCGACGAGATCTCCGGCGGCCAGGCCCAGCGGGTGGCCGTGGCCCGCGTGCTGGCGCAGGCGCCACGGCTGATCCTCGCGGACGAGCCCACCGGCCGCCTCGACCACGCCACCGGCGCCCGAGTCCTGGACGCCCTGCTCGCGGCGGCCGACCGGACGGGCGCGGCCCTCGTCGTCACCACTCACGACCCCGCCGTCGCCGCCCGGCTCACCGTTCGGCGAGGCATGCGCGACGGCCGGCTGCTCGCACCCGAAGCAGCGCAAGCGCCGGACCCACGAGGGAGCCTGTCATGA